Sequence from the Lusitaniella coriacea LEGE 07157 genome:
TTGTAGCTCTCTTTCGTGACTAAATCGGCGGCGGTTGCGGTGCTGAAACAACTGGGGTGGCGAATGTAGCCGCGTCCCGACGTGCCGTAGTGGAGTTCAACGCCGAGGGAGCGCCATCCTTGGAGCAAAAAAGTGCAAATTTGCTCGTAGGCGAGAGTTTTTGTTTTGGAAAATCCCGATGCAATAATGGCGTAAGTTAAATCTCCTTGATGCAAAACCGCGCGTCCCCCTGTCGGACGGCGTACGATTTCTAATTTTTTGTCTTCCCAAGTCAAATTTTTCCAAAAATCGGGATATCGACGTTGATGATAGCCCAGGGAGATTGCTGCTGGCTCCCAGGTGTAAAAGCGTAGAATGGGAGGCTGTTTTCCCTGACGATGCTGTTGCAACAACCAACGGTCTATTGCCATCTGTACGCTTCCCGGTGCATTGAGTAGAGGAATCAAACGCCAAGGGGTCATAAGCTGCTACGCATTTAATGTGTGAATGAGGCTGACACGGGGACGGGGTGATGGGGTGACGGGGTGAGGGATTGAAAGTTTTAATACAGAGCGCCCAATACCCAATTTAGATGTGTTTTAGCTTAGGCGATAAATTGCTCCTTAATATTCTCCGATCGGAAAGAAAACTTGGACAAAAGAATAGCCGTGCTAAAATTCCCTAGTGTTGGTTGTCGCCAATGCGAATTATCGTCTAAATCCATCAAAATACTAAGGGGTTGAGGGCTATTAATGCTTAATTCATCCGAACGCCATCCTCAACAAAAATTGTGGTCGGAGCTATCCCAAAAGCTTCAAAAACTGGTTGACGAACATCAGTTTGCGGTTTGGACTTGGATGGGTGCGAGCGTTCTCTCGGTTTGTTTGCTGGGAACGGTCAGTTTGCTCGATCCTGGACTCCCCAATTGGGACGAGGCTCAACCGTCGCAAACCTCAACGGGGAATAATGCGCCTGCAACCCCGGAAGTTCCTTTATCTCTGTGGACTGCGCTCGTGCTGTTGCTGGCAAGTGGAACGGGATCGTTTATCTTTACCTATGCCCTGCGACACGCCAATGGTACCTCTGTTTATCGCCACACCGCATCAACGGCGCGTTACGCGCTCAAGTACACCGTCAAAGGGGCTGCATTGTCGTCTCAGTGTCTTTATACCTTGCTGCGCGCCTCTTCAATCGTTGCAGTGCAGTTATTTGATGCTCCCCCCGCATCCCGTTCGCGACCAAAACGGCGGAAACCCCAATTAAAGAAGCGTTCTAGGGTGCGCGATCGCGCGACGGTAAAATTGAATGGGGCAAATGCGACGTTGAAAAAATCACCCAAAATCAAGCGCGTTAAACGAAAAGTGAAGCCAAAGAAAATGGCGCGCAAACCCGCCCCCGTGTCTTCATCAGCTTTAGCCCCTCAAGCCCAGCGTCCCAAACGCCAACGCCCCAAACCTTCTCCTGTCATTTCCCGTCGCCGACATTCTCGACGTTCCTCGCGCCCTCAACCCGCTGCTCAACTCGAATTGCCCACCTATCAAAATCTTGCCCTGAAACCGCAACTCGATCGAGATCTTGCCCCGGTGACAGTCGTACCCCAAGAAGAAGTGGTGTCCCTCGACCGCAGAGAACGCAGCCTAGCAGAAGCGATGGATGTGCGTAAACGTCGTCCTCTCGATACTTTGATGAACAAACAACTCAGGACTTAAACGAAACGAATGATCGATACAATTGGGCGCTGGTTTAAAGGACTTTTTTCGTCGTCTTCTGAGACACAAGAGGCGGCGAAGGGTTCATCGGTGGAAGAGGCGCGATCTCTAAGCGATTCCGATTACGAGTTTTTATTCGAGCAACTCCTCGAAGGCGTGGGTCACGGTTGGCAAGCACCCCGCATTCAACGGTTTTTCGAGCAATTGGGCGAACAGGGA
This genomic interval carries:
- a CDS encoding lipoate--protein ligase family protein, translating into MTPWRLIPLLNAPGSVQMAIDRWLLQQHRQGKQPPILRFYTWEPAAISLGYHQRRYPDFWKNLTWEDKKLEIVRRPTGGRAVLHQGDLTYAIIASGFSKTKTLAYEQICTFLLQGWRSLGVELHYGTSGRGYIRHPSCFSTATAADLVTKESYKLIGSAQLRQGTALLQHGSMRLSPNLELFERVFGEPIQAVQFPFSHKDAIPLIVETLTQAARHCFAAEFTTQPLSEAEWEAIRENQ